ccactctcatccatttaacaacctctaattatctcttagcacctagtaaattaatttcagtatcccaaacttaacctaattggccgaattttaccgaacttttcgcactagcgggtcccacgtccggtatacactcttaatttttcaaaacctaaccgatactagaaaaataatctaaaacctatatttactcataaaacgagttagaaaatttcctaataaagaaattaCAGAAAAACGTGCgactaaataaaataaaaccctagaaaatacgaaaatttacgggttctcacaacgTGGCTTATTATATTTTATCAAACGTGTGCAATCAAGTTTTATCCACCATCGTATCCATTGATATGTGCATGACTTTCAACAAATGAATACATAATAAATATTAAATCAATATTGTTAACAGTGTTGTAcaaaaacaattttctttttttttgcactaaaaatttgatgttatgattcCATATGCCCAAGCACTTCTATGGGACATCCTGttgaattaattttttgcaTCAAGTATGTCACTAGTTAGAagtttttcttctcattttgtAGTAATAGTTCTGTTTCATCTTTTCAACTGCAATTTTTGGACTCTTGTGTTTTACATCAAATCAGTTTAGTGGTAGTTTAGACCAAGTTCTTTATTATACCTTTTTGTCATTTCTTAGTTTCATAAAAAGGCCACTTATAGGTGATACTTACCTATCAAATGATTTATAGGCACTCAAACGGATTCTATCAATTATGGCATTTACATTTTTATAGTAACCATATTTGTCATTTTGCACAAATAACTTGAAAGCAAAGTATCATACAATATCTTATTTATCACAATAATTGTTTATGTCTTTCTAAAAGTTTATGCATCAACACATTATAGCTAACAAATAAAGACAAATGattataaaagaaatgaaaatattAGAGATCATTTGAAGAAAAAACAgtaataaggaaaaaaaaatgaacacaCAATTAGTCAACATGGCTTCATAGAAAAGGTAACTTCTAAAATAAttgtttctatttatttttttgttaattctttgcCTAGAGTATATATAACATAGAAGTATGATAAGTTTGAGTGCAACAAAACACGTGCAATGTACGTGCACTTtcctagtatatatatatatatattgctagCTCCTATGATTCGAATTTGTTACATTTAAATAGGTTTGCGGTTGAATCATATCATTTTGAAATATATTCTTTCAATGCAAGGGACAAAGCAAAAAAAGGAAATATTCTttgtctaaaataaaaaaatattgcaATTTTCCAAGGCTCATTTCTATTGGTTCTACTTTATTTATCCCTCATATCGAAATAATGAATTGAGTCCGTATAAGCATTTTGGATGCTGCTATTAAAATagcccttatatatatataatgcaaGTCACTGTAGCAAAGCATTCCGAATCTAAACGTTATAAACCAAAAGCATAATGAAGTAAGTAGTATGTTTTGAGAATAAAAGCCTAATTTCTGATGACCACAAGCAtgtatttttcttaaatcaggATAAGACAGAAAGCCTTGCCCAATCATTTGAAGATCAATCTATCCCgctgtcatacaattattataCTTGTTTGTGCTATTCTTTTCTTATCATATATCCCATCGTCAAACCatctatattttcttttccaattgAAATTATCATTACACTCTGGCGGCTTTGCAGTTGACCAAAGTCTCTAAATTCTCCAAAGCAACTGCGACCGGAGACAACATAGTCTGGATGGCTGGTCATATCAAAACCTCTCCTATCAATGAGCGTAAGCAGAGAAAAGCAATCGGCTCTTGCCCATGGTAAAAAATTAGCTCACGGCTTAGCATCAATTTAGTAATAATCAATAAGGAGACAAATGCAACAATAATGCTGTCTTCCAATCTTTCAATACCATTTTGTCTCTATGTTTTCAGAATCGAACCGGGTATCGACTCGGTCAAGCTTAGGGGTCAGGGGACAATGGGTTCAACCGGCCTCGATAGGGGTTGGActggatgacgtcataaataaaaattatttaaaaattaaaatattatatgtaaaatacctaataacatataaatataaataaatgtatattcatatatatttgatgttttaaatatatttaacaagaaaatagaaagaaattagaacaatcaagtaacaatttatattatttaatgagcattaacaagtttagaattaaaattatggacttaattgaaaaataataccaaactttaagaaaatattgataaagtatgaaatatttgaggtatattaataatttttaaaatctagggatcaaaacataatattgaaaaagtttgagcttttttttttaaaaatgctGTTTGAGCCGAAcaaatccaatttttttctGGTCAAACCCGATTTTTGACCGAATTTGACCGAATTTTTACTTACTCGATTTTTAAGCATGACTCGGATCGAACACTTGGCCGGTTCCCTGTTCGATCGATCGGATTGCAATTAGAGATCAAGTGCTCTAGACAATGCTGTGTTTTAAAATCCTGCCCGAGTTTTAAAACACAGCATTGTCTAGAGCACTTGATCTCTAATTGCAAGTAAATGCTCAAAGTACCGAAAGTGAAGAATGCCACAAACCTATTAGACCTCTTAGATACAAAATTCATGACCTTTATGTACTAGAATTCAGATAAAAACCTGCCGAGTACAAAActataaattaaaaaatgaacTTACAAAATCTTGATAAATTTTGCCAATGCAACTAGTTGACATGATTAGAAATGTCTATAATTCTGCTGTTGTTTATCTGGGATATAATTCAGTGATTGAAACTTCGTTGATAGACGGGTTTAATGGAGACTTGGTGTCGGTAGATGTATCAGATACTGGTAAATCGTTAGGTGAGCTTTGTGTTCTACTACGACCAAAATATGCGGATGGATTAGGTGCAGGCAACGTTATAGAATTACTATTGAGCATGAGAACTGTTGAAGCCATGGTTGGCCTTTGTTCAATTTCGTCTTGAACGCATAGCAAGCCAACATGGATGCTTTGAATAACTTCATTTCTTGAATATGTATCTCCGATTGTTGGATCTACCAATGCTAATGGTGTTCCATCCCTCCATTGTCTCCAAGCCTGCAACACATATTGCAAGTGATGACAGTGGAATAAATTGTCTCATTCAAATGTATACAACAGCTCTCCAATGAGAATTCCAAGAAAATGAGATGTTTATTTTGTACTTACATAGCTTAGAAGGTCATCTCCTCCATGAGCTTGGTTGAACTGACTGTTCTTCTTGCCACTTAGAATTTCTAAAATTAGAACACCAAAACTGAACACGTCTGATTTTACAGAGAACAAGCCGTGCAAGTATTCAGGAGCCATGTAACCACTACAAATTAGAACCATTTGTAATACACTTCAGGATTCAgcaatttgaaaatttaaaactgatgatgacaaaatgtaGAGAATGTAATTAAATATTAGAGTTTTAAAGATAGTGGGATAATTGTGTTATTACAATCATATAACCAAGTAGATAACAAGATGTGGGTATAGAACTTACTATGTTCCTGCGATTTTACTTGTATTTCCTTCAGATTGATCAACTCCAAAGAGCCTTGCCATGCCAAAATCAGCTATCCTTGGATTCATATTTCTGTCTAATAATACGTTACTGGCTTTAAGATCACGATGTATAATCCTAAGTCGAGAATCTTCATGAAGATAAAGAAGTCCTTTTGCTATTCCTCCTATGATCTTGTATCGTCTTGACCAGTCCAACAATGGTTGCTTTTCTGGGTCTATACAATCATCAAACATGGCACGTCTTTGTTAGTTTCTTTAACTACAAAAGTTTAATTTCCAAAAAAGACTCGACAATCAATTCCAAAATAAATCAAGGGTGTTTGACTGGAACCTAACCAAAGAGAAAGTAGTCAAGACTTTTGTTGGTCACAAATTCATAGATGAgtattctttcttctccttccaAGCAGAAACCAAGTAGTCGGACCAAGTTTCTGTGTTGAAGCCTAGCAACCAGGGCAATTTCGTTTTTAAATTCTTCTGTGCCTTGAGCTGAGCTTCTTGATAGCCTTTTCACAGCTATCTCTTGTCCATTATGAAGTGTACCCTGATTGCAAATTAacaaagtataagcaaaattttgatttacaacgATCATATTCATAAATTTTCAGCATACTTGAAAATGGCTTAAACTTAACGCGCCTTGTATACAGGTCCAAATCCACCTTCTCCAATTCTGTTTCCAACGGCAAAGTTGTTCGTGGCGGCTTGAATATCACTGAGGTTATATTGTAATGATTCTGCGGTTGAGATTTCACTTGCACCTGCAGCAAAAATGGTACAATTGCTTAGTGAAAATTAAATGAATCGACCCTTTAAGAATGGTAAATGTGTTTACTGCAACTGCACTTCTTAGTCCTTATAATTTACCGCTTGTTTCCATAATGGCAAAATATGGCTTCCTGGGTCTCCTTGCTATGCTAAAGCCCACGACCAATAGCACAATGGCAAGAGATATTGGGACAACAATTGCAACAATTGTTTGTGTTGAGATTCCGCCCCCCTCTGAATAAATCAATAAAAGCTCTTTAGCTCAAAAATCTGTTTTTAAAGTAAAGTAGGCAAGGATTTGAAAAGTGAAATGTTCAGATCcatttattcttttaaaatctTTAACAAATAAGACAGTTTAAATTCCCATACTGGATTCTGTCAAAATAACTGACCAATGGAGATTTTTGTGGTTTTCATAGTTATATatagagaaaaagattcgggattTCTTCTTCCGCTGCTTCATTAAGCGAGCAATTGGCTGCAAAAAAGTAATGAATTCTATACAATCCACGTGAGAACTTGATGAATATAGCTGTTGACTACCAGGTGTGGCTCAATAGCTACAAGTGTGAAAGACTTGAATTACTAACTAATCCTAAAACAAAATTACAATTAAGAGTTCAGATAAATTCATATCATTTTGTTAAGAACTGGAACTTACCTTCACTACTAGTAGAATTGGAAGGAGGaagtggaggaggaggagtagGAGGATGACTCAATGCAGGCTCGGGTGCTGGGCTTATAGAATTGTAAAACTTGTAAAGTTCATACCTAATATTGCAGCTAAAAAGCGCAACTCTACAGCCCTGACGGTTATTACAGTATGTGGGTATTTGAGAAATGGCGCTTCTAAGGCAATTCTCGCAGTCAAGACTGGAAAGATCTGGAGTACACTGTCCAAGGGCGTATAATCTCCTCTGAAATGGGGAATAATCCTCTTCTTTGATAGCAAATTTCTTCCCTGACCGAACATTTGCAGCCTGACTTGCTATGTCATTCATCATATGACTTAAGACCTGGTTGAACTTGTCTGGATCAGTGGCATTCTGTGCATTCACCCTATAGAAGATGATCCCCTGATCGGTCCAGGGGAACATGGACTCATTTGAATAACGCAACAAGCACTCGTCGTATAACATAAAAACCGTCGTTTGATTCCAGCATGTCTTTAGAGTATCCTCACGGGCGTTTGCTACACATCGTCCACAACCATCGGGATTCACATCACCTCGACAATTAAATAGGCCGTAGACCATGTTAGAGGGTTCATGGCCAGCAGTGAAATTGTAGAAGCCATTCCTGCTTGCCAAAGAAGCATTTGAGGATAGAGTGGAAAGGAGGAAATTCAAGTTGTCTGTATACCTTCTGCCAGCAGTGGTGTTAGGATTTACGCACCAATAATCGGCATAAATCAGTCCCGTGTTGAAGCTAATCAAACAAATTAGCGGGAAACACGAGAACAATACGCTTCTGTAGATCATTTTGATCAGAATCAAGCAGATGACCAAAAGTAAACAGTAGAAAATTTTTGTATTCAGGCCTGCTTGATCATTGAGGTAGAAGTGTGAAATGCACTATATATGCAGAAGGTTATACACTTTCATATGCGAATACAGGAATCAGGAAAATAACAACAGTCTTTGTCGTTGATATTGACGGGAGTGAAAAAGTGAGGACGACGCCACAATTCCATGCTTTTATCTTTTATTGCACGATTTTCTGCAGATTAAAACGGGACACTGGGATGGAGGTCAAGTCAACTGCCGTGTCCCTTCAAGCAAGCCAGTACTTGTGTCATATGGCAGTTTAcgccaatgttttaaaaaccggaccattaattgaaccggtgaagtgaaagggtcgagattCAACCGGTCGGATTGGTTCAACTCCGGtttaatgaatttttaaaaaaataatttatataaatatatatgtacaaaataagacatgtaatggactaatttaatactttatatgatgaaaagtttactattttttaataacttggatttttaaaaataaattttttaaattataggttaaaacaaataaatttcatctcaatttcaattatatctaaatccaacccaaaaatatcacaatattttgaaattatataaaattcacgtctatgagaatttagatattgtgaacttaaattttaatttacgttttgggatttagagattgcaatttaaaaaaggaagtttggagttcgaaggaagtcaagaaaatcgaaaatagaaatgtaaacttgataagaaacaaaaaatgagataaaagtgagtggttgtggcattaaataatttgggttaaaaaaataattcttttttaacttttttcaatttaatggacaaaaacaaaattaaaagatggaagaaaacatcaataaattaaaaataaagaggtttgattaaaaagggagtgacaaaagaaaagaggatagagagttgaaaattaaaaagaaatagCCATGAgaaaatgagattttgtaagaaaaatggaaaaaagaaatatgagtgtttgctttatataaataagttatcaaaaaaactAATAcgatgtgatggtgcaacggttaatacattggtcttctattacaaaggtcttgagtttGAATCTTGATAgctacattttgcaaaaaaaaaagaggaaggttGAAAACCGGTTCAACAGCGATTTTTACGGTTCGACCGGTTCTTGACCGATTTTCTGAAAAAGTCAACTATGGCATTGAACCGaaccggtgccatggccggtttGCGGTTCAACCGATCGAACCGGTCGGTCCGGttcggttttcaaaacattggtttACACGCaccatcataaatatattttttatttttaattatttttttatgttaCGCAtattacatcataaaaaatactataataattattttaaataaactcctatccaaacacactgtttttctttttttcttttttaagaaTAATCCTCATATGGAGGTGCATTGATGAAGATAAAATTTGAACCTTGACTTTCCACTCCACAATTAGTATGATGACCAACTCCTCTCCTCCAGAGAGGGAGTTGATTTTGAGGACCCATTAATCAATATGCCATTTTGCTTCCTCCTCTGTGTGTGTCGACGTGGATGCAGGAGGACCTCTTGATGAGACCATGAAACAAGTGTTCGGGGATTGTCCCTCTGTCCCGAATCTGTTAGGTAATGTCAATTGTTTGGGTTTGGATCGGAATTAAAAATTTCGAATCCAGATCTATTATAATATACCAATTTCATACCCAACCCATATACTCGATGGATTTTGTGCTTAGGGTTCAACGGATCCcgaatcaagttcaaatatacCCGAAAAAATAAAGCCCAACAAAAATGATGTATTTAGaaatattattgtatttagAAATAAGGCCCCAACAAGATTAGGGTTTCTTAATTTGGTAAAAGaattattattgtatttaaaaatatttatgttttataattattaatgcaTTGTTCGGTCCGGGTCAGATACTAATTAAAATCATAAACGGGTCGAATCTAGATAACgaaattatttctcaattcaTACTAGGAAAAAACTATTGAGTTGGAACCGAGTTCATGTCCAAACCTGGTCCATTGACAGTCCTAATCAAGAAAGTAACGGAAAGTCTTTGATACGGGCGAGAGTGAAAAAGTGAGGATGGGCAAAAATTCCATGCTTTGTCATTACTGATCAAGGACCTATTGTTGGAGAGTGGTCAGTACATTAATTAGTGGGTAGTGTAAGGAACGTTTGAACTAAGTTTTATCAGTTGaattgaaactttttttttgcaCGATATTTAGATTAAAACGGGATACTGTCACACCAAGTCAATCACTCAATTGTCGTGTCTTTTAAGCCGGCACAAGTCTTCCTTAGAGAAATTTCCAAAACTACCTAACTTCAGGGGAAAGATCTACCTCTAGAAATTCTAGCATTGAAGTGGTCGCGCGGTTTAATTTTTAGGTTTGCCCACAAATGTGTAATTATTCAAATTggtatattaaatataaaaaattacgTAAAGTTGCACCAAAATctttgtgattattttttataattttattaagCAATGAAGAGAAGCCATAATTTTAACTTAGTTGCTAAATGACAAAGAGTCATGTTTTGTTTTGCTGACTAACTGGACAGCAATGGTAATGTCATTGGTTTGAAAATGATATATCACCATATAATGTTGTCTTACATTTTTTATGTACACCAAAAATGCATTGCTCATGAACAACTTCAACAGGAATTTATGAACAACACTAAAATATGTTGGGCCAGAAACCTATATAATTGTAAAATATAGGAATGGCTGCAGAATAGAAGAGATATAGGACTCAAAACAATAAGGATTGAACAATTATATTTGCTTTCTTGTCTATGATAAGATAAACAAGCCATTATCTCATACTTAGAATCTTCTTAACACAACATATGCCATTTAATTTTTGCACCTGCAACTCTTAGCATCACagaaaataaacataaaatctTATAGACTGAAAAAAGAGAGGGAAgagcacccaaaaaaaaaaaagctaactgagattaattaaataacaaaaagTTAATTGACATGAAGAGTCTCTAAGTGCAATAGCATGgtagtttcatttttttattatttccaATCCAACCAAATCAAACTAACTTTCACTAAATATGATAATTGAAGCCAATCCCCTTGgaacaaaatcaacaaaaatttaatgaaagaaCCATACTctagcaaaagaaaaaggacaagCAAGATTTATGTAAAGACATGAGCAAAAGGACATCAATTATACCTGTTTTATTTTGTGACAAAATGGTGTCTTCAAAGTTCAACTATTGTTTTatcaaatggaaaaaaaaaaaaagtaaagttcACTACATGGACAAAATATACATCCAGTCTAACATGAAAACTTGAAGAAGAAATGTCATTGAAGTTGGCAATATCAAACTACATGCCCTAATAAACAACCAAAAAGTTGTGAATTTGCTTGATTGAGGTTCTTTaagcatcatcatcatcacaaAGATAAGCATAAAAAATAGTTTCATTACCAGTtgtaaaaaaaggaaaaaagaaatatgagtgtttgttttatataaataagttatcaaaaaaaacaataagatgtgatggtgcaacggttactacattggttttctattacaaaggtcttgagttcgaatcttgatagctgaaaaaaaaaaaaaaaaaaaagtaaggtTGAAAACCGGTTCAATAGCAGTTTTTATGGTTCAACCAGTTCTTAACCGGTTTTCTGACAAAGTCAACTATGGCATTGAACCGaaccggtgccatggccggtttGCGGTTCAACCGATCGAACCGGTCGGTCCGGttcggttttcaaaacattggtttACACGCaccatcataaatatattttttatttttaattatttttttatgttaCGCAtattacatcataaaaaatactataataattattttaaataaactcctatccaaacacactgtttttctttttttcttttttaagaaTAATCCTCATATGGAGGTGCATTGATGAAGATAAAATTTGAACCTTGACTTTCCACTCCACAATTAGTATGATGACCAACTCCTCTCCTCCAGAGAGGGAGTTGATTTTGAGGACCCATTAATCAATATGCCATTTTGCTTCCTCCTCTGTGTGTGTCGACGTGGATGCAGGAGGACCTCTTGATGAGACCATGAAACAAGTGTTCGGGGATTGTCCCTCTGTCCCGAATCTGTTAGGTAATGTCAATTGTTTGGGTTTGGATCGGAATTAAAAATTTCGAATCCAGATCTATTATAATATACCAATTTCATACCCAACCCATATACTCGATGGATTTTGTGCTTAGGGTTCAACGGATCCcgaatcaagttcaaatatacCCGAAAAAATAAAGCCCAACAAAAATGATGTATTTAGaaatattattgtatttagAAATAAGGCCCCAACAAGATTAGGGTTTCTTAATTTGGTAAAAGaattattattgtatttaaaaatatttatgttttataattattaatgcaTTGTTCGGTCCGGGTCAGATACTAATTAAAATCATAAACGGGTCGAATCTAGATAACgaaattatttctcaattcaTACTAGGAAAAAACTATTGAGTTGGAACCGAGTTCATGTCCAAACCTGGTCCATTGACAGTCCTAATCAAGAAAGTAACGGAAAGTCTTTGATACGGGCGAGAGTGAAAAAGTGAGGATGGGCAAAAATTCCATGCTTTGTCATTACTGATCAAGGACCTATTGTTGGAGAGTGGTCAGTACATTAATTAGTGGGTAGTGTAAGGAACGTTTGAACTAAGTTTTATCAGTTGaattgaaactttttttttgcaCGATATTTAGATTAAAACGGGATACTGTCACACCAAGTCAATCACTCAATTGTCGTGTCTTTTAAGCCGGCACAAGTCTTCCTTAGAGAAATTTCCAAAACTACCTAACTTCAGGGGAAAGATCTACCTCTAGAAATTCTAGCATTGAAGTGGTCGCGCGGTTTAATTTTTAGGTTTGCCCACAAATGTGTAATTATTCAAATTggtatattaaatataaaaaattacgTAAAGTTGCACCAAAATctttgtgattattttttataattttattaagCAATGAAGAGAAGCCATAATTTTAACTTAGTTGCTAAATGACAAAGAGTCATGTTTTGTTTTGCTGACTAACTGGACAGCAATGGTAATGTCATTGGTTTGAAAATGATATATCACCATATAATGTTGTCTTACATTTTTTATGTACACCAAAAATGCATTGCTCATGAACAACTTCAACAGGAATTTATGAACAACACTAAAATATGTTGGGCCAGAAACCTATATAATTGTAAAATATAGGAATGGCTGCAGAATAGAAGAGATATAGGACTCAAAACAATAAGGATTGAACAATTATATTTGCTTTCTTGTCTATGATAAGATAAACAAGCCATTATCTCATACTTAGAATCTTCTTAACACAACATATGCCATTTAATTTTTGCACCTGCAACTCTTAGCATCACagaaaataaacataaaatctTATAGACTGAAAAAAGAGAGGGAAgagcacccaaaaaaaaaaaagctaactgagattaattaaataacaaaaagTTAATTGACATGAAGAGTCTCTAAGTGCAATAGCATGgtagtttcatttttttattatttccaATCCAACCAAATCAAACTAACTTTCACTAAATATGATAATTGAAGCCAATCCCCTTGgaacaaaatcaacaaaaatttaatgaaagaaCCATACTctagcaaaagaaaaaggacaagCAAGATTTATGTAAAGACATGAGCAAAAGGACATCAATTATACCTGTTTTATTTTGTGACAAAATGGTGTCTTCAAAGTTCAACTATTGTTTTatcaaatggaaaaaaaaaaaaagtaaag
This portion of the Coffea eugenioides isolate CCC68of chromosome 11, Ceug_1.0, whole genome shotgun sequence genome encodes:
- the LOC113753452 gene encoding cysteine-rich receptor-like protein kinase 10, producing MKTTKISIEGGGISTQTIVAIVVPISLAIVLLVVGFSIARRPRKPYFAIMETSGASEISTAESLQYNLSDIQAATNNFAVGNRIGEGGFGPVYKGTLHNGQEIAVKRLSRSSAQGTEEFKNEIALVARLQHRNLVRLLGFCLEGEERILIYEFVTNKSLDYFLFDPEKQPLLDWSRRYKIIGGIAKGLLYLHEDSRLRIIHRDLKASNVLLDRNMNPRIADFGMARLFGVDQSEGNTSKIAGTYGYMAPEYLHGLFSVKSDVFSFGVLILEILSGKKNSQFNQAHGGDDLLSYAWRQWRDGTPLALVDPTIGDTYSRNEVIQSIHVGLLCVQDEIEQRPTMASTVLMLNSNSITLPAPNPSAYFGRSRTQSSPNDLPVSDTSTDTKSPLNPSINEVSITELYPR
- the LOC113751947 gene encoding putative cysteine-rich receptor-like protein kinase 9, with protein sequence MIYRSVLFSCFPLICLISFNTGLIYADYWCVNPNTTAGRRYTDNLNFLLSTLSSNASLASRNGFYNFTAGHEPSNMVYGLFNCRGDVNPDGCGRCVANAREDTLKTCWNQTTVFMLYDECLLRYSNESMFPWTDQGIIFYRVNAQNATDPDKFNQVLSHMMNDIASQAANVRSGKKFAIKEEDYSPFQRRLYALGQCTPDLSSLDCENCLRSAISQIPTYCNNRQGCRVALFSCNIRYELYKFYNSISPAPEPALSHPPTPPPPLPPSNSTSSEAIEPHLVVNSYIHQVLTWIV